The following proteins are co-located in the Malus sylvestris chromosome 13, drMalSylv7.2, whole genome shotgun sequence genome:
- the LOC126595755 gene encoding uncharacterized protein LOC126595755 isoform X3, with product MATTTTTTTTKNKKVVFLACWIFLAAAIPAVESKSDGVGEWQLLTKQNFSSQIRLHPHILLIVTLPWSGESRSLMKDVAQLVSDNHEDFSSLRLRFMYRNAEKVLADAIGAATGAEETTVLYYHNSVSYKYGGRLRAQNVLASLRPYVAVGPEELPFKSLKTPEELKEFVDSTDKALILFEFCEWTSKLLARRKMNGTDRNGSALQGNFLGFNISREANSSPAHLGKNIQKGIESAKICGVDYGLGGVPWLGDFSSVNDSASFEESEQMSSFCNREEYQLFDSFLSKFTTVAREFFLPPERYKFGLVSERSMLSTFGIEDSSTWLAVLYLSGCPGCSKIIKKEEDLKNAIQMDNLVVTELEGLGNTLKPALPANQPSALLFVDRSSDLSETRIKCKKALDAFRELALHYHISRQSGGQYGDKSEKSSVQDYQALRSTSGYPKLKLSQTIKLNDKTSTFMIVDEGKQVTLDNIALDLQGSSLKEILDIVLKQKNKGKLSSLAKELGFQLLSDDMDIRLVNTLPVQKELQSDQLTEELSKEGLVTSSVNSDKDQLPHRTSVSAEEHLETSEVTDSDIFSQTDEEKTAYVGTSKQFLSADSEHLADHKLDSTEDIKVDEESSSQEDKSGEQQLCSQGFEGSFFFSDGNYRLLNSLTGGSKIPALVIVDPIAQQHFVFSEETDLSYPSLANFLSGFVNGSLLPYQQSESVLQSSREATQPPFVNLDFREVDSVPRVTSHTFTDQVIGFNQSDTDAWNKDVLVLFSNRWCGFCQRMELVVREVYRAMRDYIKLLKSGSKNEKTRFHDGDLKDEMLKLPLVYLLDCTLNDCSLILKSMNQREVYPALVLFPAEKKNAVLYEGDMAVTEIFEFMADRGSNSDDLISEKGSLWTVAKKWGRNQNLFKVQSSDLHEGAPFEKDTLHEILLTQTHKQGIRDNQPESHTSQGLQEAALRVVTGSTLVATDKLLTVHPFDKSEVLIVKADRVSGFEGLIINKNIKWDVLLELDKGLEMLSEAPLSFGGPLVKVGMPLVALTRRFVTNEYPEVLPGVYFLDQSATLRKIKEIKLGNQSVSDHWFFYGYSSWGWDQLFDEIAEGAWDLSDGGTRHWDWPSG from the exons ATGGCGACGACGacaacgacgacgacgacgaagaATAAGAAAGTGGTGTTCTTAGCTTGCTGGATATTCCTCGCGGCAGCAATCCCAGCCGTTGAATCTAAATCAGACGGCGTAGGCGAATGGCAACTCCTGACAAAGCAAAATTTCTCCTCCCAGATCCGCCTCCACCCTCACATCCTCCTCATCGTCACTCTCCCAT GGTCGGGAGAATCTCGATCGCTCATGAAAGATGTAGCTCAATTGGTTTCCGATAATCATGAAGATTTCAGCTCATTGAGATTGAGGTTTATGTACAGAAACGCAGAGAAGGTGTTGGCGGACGCCATTGGAGCTGCCACTGGAGCAGAGGAAACAACAGTTTTGTACTATCACAATTCTGTGTCTTACAAGTATGGCGGAAGACTTAGGGCGCAAAATGTATTGGCTTCGCTCCGTCCGTATGTGGCGGTTGGACCAGAAGAGCTTCCGTTCAAGTCCCTGAAAACTCCGGAGGAACTGAAAGAGTTCGTTGATTCAACTGACAAAGCTTTGATTCTGTTTGAGTTTTGCGAATGGACTTCGAAATTGCTTGCCAGGAGGAAGATGAATGGAACTGATCGAAACGGTTCTGCTCTGCAAG GGAATTTTCTTGGATTCAACATCAGCAGAGAGGCGAATTCATCACCAGCACACTTGGGGAAGAATATCCAGAAG GGTATTGAAAGTGCAAAGATATGCGGTGTTGATTATGGGCTTGGTGGTGTTCCTTGGCTTGGGGACTTCAGCTCGGTAAATGACAGTGCTTCTTTTGAGGAGTCTGAGCAAATGAGCTCATTCTGTAATCGCGAAGAATATCAGCTGTTTGACTCTTTCCTCTCAAAGTTCACAACCGTTGCACGGGAGTTCTTTCTACCTCCCGAAAGGTATAAATTTGGTCTGGTCTCAGAAAGATCGATGCTCTCAACTTTTGGGATTGAAGATTCCAGTACATGGTTGGCAGTTCTGTACTTATCTGGATGCCCCGGCTGTTCAAAGATTATTAAGAAAGAGGAGGACCTCAAAAATGCTATACAGATGGATAATTTGGTTGTTACGGAG TTGGAAGGTCTTGGAAACACTTTGAAGCCTGCTTTACCTGCAAACCAACCATCAGCACTCCTATTTGTGGATAGATCATCTGACTTGTCAGAGACTAGAATAAAATGTAAGAAAGCTCTTGATGCTTTTCGAGAGCTGGCACTGCACTATCATATTTCACGCCAAAGTGGTGGGCAATATGGAGACAAGTCTGAGAAATCCTCGGTCCAAGATTATCAAGCATTAAGGAGTACATCTGGATATCCAAAACTAAAGTTGTCTCAGACAATCAAATTAAACGACAAAACGTCTACTTTCATGATTGTAGATGAAGGAAAGCAAGTCACTTTGGATAATATAGCTTTGGATCTACAGGGTAGTTCCTTGAAGGAGATCTTGGATATCGTACTTAAGCAAAAGAACAAAGGTAAATTAAGCTCGCTTGCAAAAGAGTTAGGTTTCCAACTTTTATCAGATGACATGGACATCAGGTTAGTGAATACATTGCCAGTACAGAAAGAACTTCAGTCTGATCAACTTACAGAAGAGCTGTCTAAGGAAGGCCTTGTGACAAGTAGTGTTAATTCAGACAAGGATCAATTGCCACACAGGACTAGTGTATCTGCTGAAGAGCATCTGGAAACTTCGGAAGTCACAGATTCTGACATCTTTTCTCAGACTGATGAAGAGAAAACAGCATATGTTGGTACAAGTAAGCAGTTCTTATCTGCAGATAGTGAACATCTTGCAGATCATAAACTTGATAGTACTGAAGATATAAAGGTCGATGAAGAAAGTTCTTCGCAGGAAGACAAATCAGGGGAGCAACAGCTTTGCTCTCAAGGTTTTGAGggctcttttttcttttctgatggTAATTATCGATTACTTAATAGTCTCACTGGTGGATCAAAAATTCCTGCCTTGGTGATAGTTGATCCCATTGCCCAGCAACATTTTGTCTTCTCAGAAGAGACTGATCTTAGCTATCCTTCACTGGCTAATTTTCTTTCTGGGTTTGTTAATGGAAGTCTTCTTCCATATCAACAGTCTGAATCTGTTCTTCAAAGCTCTAGGGAGGCCACTCAACCACCATTTGTTAATCTGGATTTTCGTGAAGTGGATTCTGTCCCTCGAGTTACAAGTCATACCTTCACCGACCAGGTGATTGGGTTTAATCAATCAGACACTGACGCTTGGAATAAGGATGTCTTGGTCCTTTTTAGCAATAGATGGTGTGGATTTTGCCAGAGAATGGAATTGGTTGTTCGTGAAGTATATCGGGCTATGAGGGACTATATTAAGTTGCTGAAAAGTGGATCAAAGAATGAGAAAACAAGGTTTCACGATG GCGACTTGAAGGATGAAATGCTGAAGCTTCCATTAgtatacttgcttgattgcaCCTTGAATGATTGCAGTTTGATATTGAAATCAATGAATCAG AGGGAAGTTTATCCTGCTCTCGTGCTCTTTCCAGCTGAAAAGAAGAATGCTGTCCTTTATGAAGGGGATATGGCAGTCACTGAAATCTTCGAGTTTATGGCTGATCGTGGAAGTAACTCGGATGATCTTATCAGTGAGAAGG GAAGCTTATGGACTGTAGCAAAAAAGTGGGGAAGGAATCAAAATTTATTTAAGGTCCAGTCTTCTGACCTTCACGAGGGAGCTCCCTTTGAAAAGGACACACTTCATGAAATACTTTTAACACAGACGCATAAACAAGGCATTAGAGACAATCAGCCCGAGTCACACACATCACAAGGTTTGCAGGAAGCAGCCCTGCGTGTGGTGACCGGTTCCACTTTAGTTGCTACTGATAAACTTCTTACTGTACATCCCTTTGATAAATCAGAGGTTCTTATCGTCAAGGCAGATCGAGTTTCTGGATTTGAAGGTCTGATTATTAACAAGAATATCAAATGGGATGTTCTTCTTGAATTGGACAAAGGGCTGGAGATGCTATCCGAGGCCCCTCTGTCTTTTGGAGGACCACTTGTAAAGGTTGGAATGCCTCTAGTGGCATTAACTCGAAGATTTGTTACGAATGAGTATCCGGAAGTCCTGCCGGGTGTTTACTTTCTTGATCAATCAGCAACACTTCGTAAAATCAAAGAGATCAAGTTAGGAAATCAATCTGTCAGCGACCACTGGTTTTTCTATGGGTATTCAAGTTGGGGTTGGGACCAACTCTTTGATGAGATTGCTGAAGGAGCTTGGGACTTGAGTGATGGTGGTACGAGGCATTGGGATTGGCCATCGGGTTGA
- the LOC126595755 gene encoding uncharacterized protein LOC126595755 isoform X5, whose protein sequence is MATTTTTTTTKNKKVVFLACWIFLAAAIPAVESKSDGVGEWQLLTKQNFSSQIRLHPHILLIVTLPWSGESRSLMKDVAQLVSDNHEDFSSLRLRFMYRNAEKVLADAIGAATGAEETTVLYYHNSVSYKYGGRLRAQNVLASLRPYVAVGPEELPFKSLKTPEELKEFVDSTDKALILFEFCEWTSKLLARRKMNGTDRNGSALQGNFLGFNISREANSSPAHLGKNIQKVAVCCCFLFGKKQGIESAKICGVDYGLGGVPWLGDFSSVNDSASFEESEQMSSFCNREEYQLFDSFLSKFTTVAREFFLPPERYKFGLVSERSMLSTFGIEDSSTWLAVLYLSGCPGCSKIIKKEEDLKNAIQMDNLVVTELEGLGNTLKPALPANQPSALLFVDRSSDLSETRIKCKKALDAFRELALHYHISRQSGGQYGDKSEKSSVQDYQALRSTSGYPKLKLSQTIKLNDKTSTFMIVDEGKQVTLDNIALDLQGSSLKEILDIVLKQKNKGKLSSLAKELGFQLLSDDMDIRLVNTLPVQKELQSDQLTEELSKEGLVTSSVNSDKDQLPHRTSVSAEEHLETSEVTDSDIFSQTDEEKTAYVGTSKQFLSADSEHLADHKLDSTEDIKVDEESSSQEDKSGEQQLCSQGFEGSFFFSDGNYRLLNSLTGGSKIPALVIVDPIAQQHFVFSEETDLSYPSLANFLSGFVNGSLLPYQQSESVLQSSREATQPPFVNLDFREVDSVPRVTSHTFTDQVIGFNQSDTDAWNKDVLVLFSNRWCGFCQRMELVVREVYRAMRDYIKLLKSGSKNEKTRFHDGDLKDEMLKLPLVYLLDCTLNDCSLILKSMNQLKRRMLSFMKGIWQSLKSSSLWLIVEVTRMILSVRREAYGL, encoded by the exons ATGGCGACGACGacaacgacgacgacgacgaagaATAAGAAAGTGGTGTTCTTAGCTTGCTGGATATTCCTCGCGGCAGCAATCCCAGCCGTTGAATCTAAATCAGACGGCGTAGGCGAATGGCAACTCCTGACAAAGCAAAATTTCTCCTCCCAGATCCGCCTCCACCCTCACATCCTCCTCATCGTCACTCTCCCAT GGTCGGGAGAATCTCGATCGCTCATGAAAGATGTAGCTCAATTGGTTTCCGATAATCATGAAGATTTCAGCTCATTGAGATTGAGGTTTATGTACAGAAACGCAGAGAAGGTGTTGGCGGACGCCATTGGAGCTGCCACTGGAGCAGAGGAAACAACAGTTTTGTACTATCACAATTCTGTGTCTTACAAGTATGGCGGAAGACTTAGGGCGCAAAATGTATTGGCTTCGCTCCGTCCGTATGTGGCGGTTGGACCAGAAGAGCTTCCGTTCAAGTCCCTGAAAACTCCGGAGGAACTGAAAGAGTTCGTTGATTCAACTGACAAAGCTTTGATTCTGTTTGAGTTTTGCGAATGGACTTCGAAATTGCTTGCCAGGAGGAAGATGAATGGAACTGATCGAAACGGTTCTGCTCTGCAAG GGAATTTTCTTGGATTCAACATCAGCAGAGAGGCGAATTCATCACCAGCACACTTGGGGAAGAATATCCAGAAGGTCGCGG TTTGCTGCTGTTTTCTTTTTGGGAAAAAACAGGGTATTGAAAGTGCAAAGATATGCGGTGTTGATTATGGGCTTGGTGGTGTTCCTTGGCTTGGGGACTTCAGCTCGGTAAATGACAGTGCTTCTTTTGAGGAGTCTGAGCAAATGAGCTCATTCTGTAATCGCGAAGAATATCAGCTGTTTGACTCTTTCCTCTCAAAGTTCACAACCGTTGCACGGGAGTTCTTTCTACCTCCCGAAAGGTATAAATTTGGTCTGGTCTCAGAAAGATCGATGCTCTCAACTTTTGGGATTGAAGATTCCAGTACATGGTTGGCAGTTCTGTACTTATCTGGATGCCCCGGCTGTTCAAAGATTATTAAGAAAGAGGAGGACCTCAAAAATGCTATACAGATGGATAATTTGGTTGTTACGGAG TTGGAAGGTCTTGGAAACACTTTGAAGCCTGCTTTACCTGCAAACCAACCATCAGCACTCCTATTTGTGGATAGATCATCTGACTTGTCAGAGACTAGAATAAAATGTAAGAAAGCTCTTGATGCTTTTCGAGAGCTGGCACTGCACTATCATATTTCACGCCAAAGTGGTGGGCAATATGGAGACAAGTCTGAGAAATCCTCGGTCCAAGATTATCAAGCATTAAGGAGTACATCTGGATATCCAAAACTAAAGTTGTCTCAGACAATCAAATTAAACGACAAAACGTCTACTTTCATGATTGTAGATGAAGGAAAGCAAGTCACTTTGGATAATATAGCTTTGGATCTACAGGGTAGTTCCTTGAAGGAGATCTTGGATATCGTACTTAAGCAAAAGAACAAAGGTAAATTAAGCTCGCTTGCAAAAGAGTTAGGTTTCCAACTTTTATCAGATGACATGGACATCAGGTTAGTGAATACATTGCCAGTACAGAAAGAACTTCAGTCTGATCAACTTACAGAAGAGCTGTCTAAGGAAGGCCTTGTGACAAGTAGTGTTAATTCAGACAAGGATCAATTGCCACACAGGACTAGTGTATCTGCTGAAGAGCATCTGGAAACTTCGGAAGTCACAGATTCTGACATCTTTTCTCAGACTGATGAAGAGAAAACAGCATATGTTGGTACAAGTAAGCAGTTCTTATCTGCAGATAGTGAACATCTTGCAGATCATAAACTTGATAGTACTGAAGATATAAAGGTCGATGAAGAAAGTTCTTCGCAGGAAGACAAATCAGGGGAGCAACAGCTTTGCTCTCAAGGTTTTGAGggctcttttttcttttctgatggTAATTATCGATTACTTAATAGTCTCACTGGTGGATCAAAAATTCCTGCCTTGGTGATAGTTGATCCCATTGCCCAGCAACATTTTGTCTTCTCAGAAGAGACTGATCTTAGCTATCCTTCACTGGCTAATTTTCTTTCTGGGTTTGTTAATGGAAGTCTTCTTCCATATCAACAGTCTGAATCTGTTCTTCAAAGCTCTAGGGAGGCCACTCAACCACCATTTGTTAATCTGGATTTTCGTGAAGTGGATTCTGTCCCTCGAGTTACAAGTCATACCTTCACCGACCAGGTGATTGGGTTTAATCAATCAGACACTGACGCTTGGAATAAGGATGTCTTGGTCCTTTTTAGCAATAGATGGTGTGGATTTTGCCAGAGAATGGAATTGGTTGTTCGTGAAGTATATCGGGCTATGAGGGACTATATTAAGTTGCTGAAAAGTGGATCAAAGAATGAGAAAACAAGGTTTCACGATG GCGACTTGAAGGATGAAATGCTGAAGCTTCCATTAgtatacttgcttgattgcaCCTTGAATGATTGCAGTTTGATATTGAAATCAATGAATCAG CTGAAAAGAAGAATGCTGTCCTTTATGAAGGGGATATGGCAGTCACTGAAATCTTCGAGTTTATGGCTGATCGTGGAAGTAACTCGGATGATCTTATCAGTGAGAAGG GAAGCTTATGGACTGTAG
- the LOC126595755 gene encoding uncharacterized protein LOC126595755 isoform X1, translated as MATTTTTTTTKNKKVVFLACWIFLAAAIPAVESKSDGVGEWQLLTKQNFSSQIRLHPHILLIVTLPWSGESRSLMKDVAQLVSDNHEDFSSLRLRFMYRNAEKVLADAIGAATGAEETTVLYYHNSVSYKYGGRLRAQNVLASLRPYVAVGPEELPFKSLKTPEELKEFVDSTDKALILFEFCEWTSKLLARRKMNGTDRNGSALQGNFLGFNISREANSSPAHLGKNIQKVAVCCCFLFGKKQGIESAKICGVDYGLGGVPWLGDFSSVNDSASFEESEQMSSFCNREEYQLFDSFLSKFTTVAREFFLPPERYKFGLVSERSMLSTFGIEDSSTWLAVLYLSGCPGCSKIIKKEEDLKNAIQMDNLVVTELEGLGNTLKPALPANQPSALLFVDRSSDLSETRIKCKKALDAFRELALHYHISRQSGGQYGDKSEKSSVQDYQALRSTSGYPKLKLSQTIKLNDKTSTFMIVDEGKQVTLDNIALDLQGSSLKEILDIVLKQKNKGKLSSLAKELGFQLLSDDMDIRLVNTLPVQKELQSDQLTEELSKEGLVTSSVNSDKDQLPHRTSVSAEEHLETSEVTDSDIFSQTDEEKTAYVGTSKQFLSADSEHLADHKLDSTEDIKVDEESSSQEDKSGEQQLCSQGFEGSFFFSDGNYRLLNSLTGGSKIPALVIVDPIAQQHFVFSEETDLSYPSLANFLSGFVNGSLLPYQQSESVLQSSREATQPPFVNLDFREVDSVPRVTSHTFTDQVIGFNQSDTDAWNKDVLVLFSNRWCGFCQRMELVVREVYRAMRDYIKLLKSGSKNEKTRFHDGDLKDEMLKLPLVYLLDCTLNDCSLILKSMNQREVYPALVLFPAEKKNAVLYEGDMAVTEIFEFMADRGSNSDDLISEKGSLWTVAKKWGRNQNLFKVQSSDLHEGAPFEKDTLHEILLTQTHKQGIRDNQPESHTSQGLQEAALRVVTGSTLVATDKLLTVHPFDKSEVLIVKADRVSGFEGLIINKNIKWDVLLELDKGLEMLSEAPLSFGGPLVKVGMPLVALTRRFVTNEYPEVLPGVYFLDQSATLRKIKEIKLGNQSVSDHWFFYGYSSWGWDQLFDEIAEGAWDLSDGGTRHWDWPSG; from the exons ATGGCGACGACGacaacgacgacgacgacgaagaATAAGAAAGTGGTGTTCTTAGCTTGCTGGATATTCCTCGCGGCAGCAATCCCAGCCGTTGAATCTAAATCAGACGGCGTAGGCGAATGGCAACTCCTGACAAAGCAAAATTTCTCCTCCCAGATCCGCCTCCACCCTCACATCCTCCTCATCGTCACTCTCCCAT GGTCGGGAGAATCTCGATCGCTCATGAAAGATGTAGCTCAATTGGTTTCCGATAATCATGAAGATTTCAGCTCATTGAGATTGAGGTTTATGTACAGAAACGCAGAGAAGGTGTTGGCGGACGCCATTGGAGCTGCCACTGGAGCAGAGGAAACAACAGTTTTGTACTATCACAATTCTGTGTCTTACAAGTATGGCGGAAGACTTAGGGCGCAAAATGTATTGGCTTCGCTCCGTCCGTATGTGGCGGTTGGACCAGAAGAGCTTCCGTTCAAGTCCCTGAAAACTCCGGAGGAACTGAAAGAGTTCGTTGATTCAACTGACAAAGCTTTGATTCTGTTTGAGTTTTGCGAATGGACTTCGAAATTGCTTGCCAGGAGGAAGATGAATGGAACTGATCGAAACGGTTCTGCTCTGCAAG GGAATTTTCTTGGATTCAACATCAGCAGAGAGGCGAATTCATCACCAGCACACTTGGGGAAGAATATCCAGAAGGTCGCGG TTTGCTGCTGTTTTCTTTTTGGGAAAAAACAGGGTATTGAAAGTGCAAAGATATGCGGTGTTGATTATGGGCTTGGTGGTGTTCCTTGGCTTGGGGACTTCAGCTCGGTAAATGACAGTGCTTCTTTTGAGGAGTCTGAGCAAATGAGCTCATTCTGTAATCGCGAAGAATATCAGCTGTTTGACTCTTTCCTCTCAAAGTTCACAACCGTTGCACGGGAGTTCTTTCTACCTCCCGAAAGGTATAAATTTGGTCTGGTCTCAGAAAGATCGATGCTCTCAACTTTTGGGATTGAAGATTCCAGTACATGGTTGGCAGTTCTGTACTTATCTGGATGCCCCGGCTGTTCAAAGATTATTAAGAAAGAGGAGGACCTCAAAAATGCTATACAGATGGATAATTTGGTTGTTACGGAG TTGGAAGGTCTTGGAAACACTTTGAAGCCTGCTTTACCTGCAAACCAACCATCAGCACTCCTATTTGTGGATAGATCATCTGACTTGTCAGAGACTAGAATAAAATGTAAGAAAGCTCTTGATGCTTTTCGAGAGCTGGCACTGCACTATCATATTTCACGCCAAAGTGGTGGGCAATATGGAGACAAGTCTGAGAAATCCTCGGTCCAAGATTATCAAGCATTAAGGAGTACATCTGGATATCCAAAACTAAAGTTGTCTCAGACAATCAAATTAAACGACAAAACGTCTACTTTCATGATTGTAGATGAAGGAAAGCAAGTCACTTTGGATAATATAGCTTTGGATCTACAGGGTAGTTCCTTGAAGGAGATCTTGGATATCGTACTTAAGCAAAAGAACAAAGGTAAATTAAGCTCGCTTGCAAAAGAGTTAGGTTTCCAACTTTTATCAGATGACATGGACATCAGGTTAGTGAATACATTGCCAGTACAGAAAGAACTTCAGTCTGATCAACTTACAGAAGAGCTGTCTAAGGAAGGCCTTGTGACAAGTAGTGTTAATTCAGACAAGGATCAATTGCCACACAGGACTAGTGTATCTGCTGAAGAGCATCTGGAAACTTCGGAAGTCACAGATTCTGACATCTTTTCTCAGACTGATGAAGAGAAAACAGCATATGTTGGTACAAGTAAGCAGTTCTTATCTGCAGATAGTGAACATCTTGCAGATCATAAACTTGATAGTACTGAAGATATAAAGGTCGATGAAGAAAGTTCTTCGCAGGAAGACAAATCAGGGGAGCAACAGCTTTGCTCTCAAGGTTTTGAGggctcttttttcttttctgatggTAATTATCGATTACTTAATAGTCTCACTGGTGGATCAAAAATTCCTGCCTTGGTGATAGTTGATCCCATTGCCCAGCAACATTTTGTCTTCTCAGAAGAGACTGATCTTAGCTATCCTTCACTGGCTAATTTTCTTTCTGGGTTTGTTAATGGAAGTCTTCTTCCATATCAACAGTCTGAATCTGTTCTTCAAAGCTCTAGGGAGGCCACTCAACCACCATTTGTTAATCTGGATTTTCGTGAAGTGGATTCTGTCCCTCGAGTTACAAGTCATACCTTCACCGACCAGGTGATTGGGTTTAATCAATCAGACACTGACGCTTGGAATAAGGATGTCTTGGTCCTTTTTAGCAATAGATGGTGTGGATTTTGCCAGAGAATGGAATTGGTTGTTCGTGAAGTATATCGGGCTATGAGGGACTATATTAAGTTGCTGAAAAGTGGATCAAAGAATGAGAAAACAAGGTTTCACGATG GCGACTTGAAGGATGAAATGCTGAAGCTTCCATTAgtatacttgcttgattgcaCCTTGAATGATTGCAGTTTGATATTGAAATCAATGAATCAG AGGGAAGTTTATCCTGCTCTCGTGCTCTTTCCAGCTGAAAAGAAGAATGCTGTCCTTTATGAAGGGGATATGGCAGTCACTGAAATCTTCGAGTTTATGGCTGATCGTGGAAGTAACTCGGATGATCTTATCAGTGAGAAGG GAAGCTTATGGACTGTAGCAAAAAAGTGGGGAAGGAATCAAAATTTATTTAAGGTCCAGTCTTCTGACCTTCACGAGGGAGCTCCCTTTGAAAAGGACACACTTCATGAAATACTTTTAACACAGACGCATAAACAAGGCATTAGAGACAATCAGCCCGAGTCACACACATCACAAGGTTTGCAGGAAGCAGCCCTGCGTGTGGTGACCGGTTCCACTTTAGTTGCTACTGATAAACTTCTTACTGTACATCCCTTTGATAAATCAGAGGTTCTTATCGTCAAGGCAGATCGAGTTTCTGGATTTGAAGGTCTGATTATTAACAAGAATATCAAATGGGATGTTCTTCTTGAATTGGACAAAGGGCTGGAGATGCTATCCGAGGCCCCTCTGTCTTTTGGAGGACCACTTGTAAAGGTTGGAATGCCTCTAGTGGCATTAACTCGAAGATTTGTTACGAATGAGTATCCGGAAGTCCTGCCGGGTGTTTACTTTCTTGATCAATCAGCAACACTTCGTAAAATCAAAGAGATCAAGTTAGGAAATCAATCTGTCAGCGACCACTGGTTTTTCTATGGGTATTCAAGTTGGGGTTGGGACCAACTCTTTGATGAGATTGCTGAAGGAGCTTGGGACTTGAGTGATGGTGGTACGAGGCATTGGGATTGGCCATCGGGTTGA